The segment CCTCACGTGAGCCACTGCCGCGCTAGAGGAAGCTGGACATCTTTGACCTCCATAGTGCTGGACTCGTGATGCTGAGCACGTTGGCAGGCGGCTGTCACCACACTCTCGATAAAATCATTGACAATCTGCAGCAGCATCTCTCCCACACCTTCGTCTAGTTGCTCAGTAGGATCCACTTCACTTACTGTAGCATTGtcgcactgtcgttccattgcgcatcgattttctcgagcgggcaccagtaacgggtTTCTTGCCCGGCTCTGCATTACGGGTGAGATATTCCGGTAGCTcgccgggcactctgagagggatagaggatcaaagccgggtcggccccatgaaaggcaaatgccctacctgctgtgctaatgctcgaATCCATCGTCACTGTGGAGAGGAATGAATTTATTACGCAACCTCTGAAAGTTTTATTATTGAAGTCAGGCAGCGTGAAGAGGAGCAGACATGATTTTTTTCCGTTTCTCATCTTCAGTAAGAAGCTGAGAAGAGTGAGTTCACAGTGTATACGGGGTGAAGTCTGTGACTAGTCTCTATTGTCCAAAGAAGGAGGCCATAGGGTCGTCTGGCCTCTGGCGTTTCATTCTGTagccctccatttcttcctctgtggGTGCCCGGGTTTCATAGATACAATTGTACGGCCGCTTCCTCTCATGGATCTGCGTGATCTCCTTGACATGAAGAAGGCGGGCCTCCTTGGCATTCAGAGCCTTCTTCagttttttgtgtttcttttcttcatcatcacTGTCTGAACTACTCTTTTGatgtgtcttcttcttctttttctcttctttgagtGTCTCCAGATGCATTTCCATgagggttggaggctttttcacCAATTCTTCTTCAGTTGCATCATTTGGAATATATTCCTCTGAATGAGCAACCTCCTTCCCGGCCTCTCCAGTGCAGTAGGAATACTTGAGAAAGGAGTGGCAACACTTGTATCCCCATCTGCCATCTTTCCAGTAAGATCCCCAAGTATGAGTGTGGTTGTGGATCTTCACATCCTCCTCGTACCTGGAGCAGGTGACAACCCGTTTCTGCCCATGGATCACGGTCCCATGTCTGGAGTATTCTACGTAGTCTTCGGTTTGACCTAACAGCAGTTCTGCTGGAGGGGCATCCAGGTGTTCCTGGCCACCATACTTCTCTAAGATGCTTGCTTTCTGCTGctctttgaagtcttcttttTTGGCTTTGAAGGACTTATACAACAGTTCGAGTTTGGTAGGATCCGCTTGCAGATGCACTTCTGATGCTTGGTCAGAGGCCTCCCAAGCGAACAATTGTGTCTGAGCCATGGTAACGGAGTCACCCGTGTATCTAAGGAAGTTATCGCCCGCATAGCTCACTTCGTCCGGATTCTTTCCTGCATTGGAATAGGGATTCTCTCTCATTGCTCTGGTTTTGGGATCATAGTAGGCAGAATTTGGATCTAAGTTCCGCAAATATTTTGCAATATCTTCTCGAATTCTGAGATTCCGGACAGTGATCCGTCTCTTGGAGTCCAAGTTCTGTCCAGGCATGTCAATGTCATCTGCATATTtatcttcatcctcctcttcacTGCTATGGTCCTTTCCTGCCTGAAAGTCTGGTTCCTCTTCTCCCCACCGGTGTCTTGGAGAATCAGCCTGTTGCACTAATTTTACCGAGCGTaattcttcttggagtttttgGACTTTGAGTGTTCGCTTTGCTAGATCCACTTTGGCATATTCTTCTACAGTTTTCCGGTGTTCCTCTGGATCGTAGCCATTCCAGCGATCCCGCTTTCCATCATAATCGAACATCAGCTGAGGTTGAATATGTTCATCCGGAGCTAGATTAGTCCCTGTAAATTTTGCTCCGACTCGCCTCGGTCTCTCACAGCAGTCTTTCTTCTGGTGTGTCATGGCCCCACAGTTTTCACACGCTCCCTTGCGGTATTTGGTCATCATGGAATTCTCTTTTACGCCCCTCTTGTACCATTCTCCGGATGAGCTATACGGCTTCTGTTTCTCTGGCTGTGTTCTCTGGTGCTTTAAAGTAGGTCTTTTGGATTGATCGATGTACCACGGCACTGAAGATATGTACTGAGGAATATGAGGGTTGATGTCTTTTCCTTCTTCATCAACTTCGGCAGGAGCATTTCCCAGTTTCCGTTGTTCTTCcagctccttcttctttctcaggTCCTTTCGGGTCATTTTCTTTGGTTCCTCCAGCCTCATTTCTTTGGATGCTGACCGTGGAGCAGCCTCGGATTCCTCCTGCTTACTGTCCCTGTCGGTGCTGAACGCATCCAGGGTGACCAAGCCACTCTGGTTCCCCTGCAGATGTTCTCAGAGGGACGCTCTCAGAGGGACGATCTCAGAGGGATGCTCTCAGAGGATGCTCTCAGAGGGATGCTCTCAGAGGGACGATCTCAGAGGGATGATCTCAGAGGAATGTTCTCAGAGAGATGCTCTCCGATGGACGCTCTCAGAGGGATGCTCTCAGAGGGATGCTCTCAGAGGGACGATCTCAGAGGGATGCTCTCAGAGGATGCTCTTCCAGTTCTGATGGGGAAGAGCTTTTATGCAGTCTGGAGGGTGGGTGTCAAAGAGGGTGTGGCCAGACCTGATTGGGTGGTAAAGTAGGGCTAGGGTGGGGCTAGCTTCATGTCCACACCCTGTCTGTGCCTCCAGGGAATGAAAAAAGACTCCTGCTGTGTGTCCTGGGAGACCTTTGATTGCTCAAGGCCTGTTAGTCTCAGGCCTCTGGTCAGTCCTGAAAAATCCTAGACTCCTGGCAGTTCCCCCTTTCCACTAGGAGGTGAaagggggagaggtgggtgacCCAGGAGTAAGGTGAGGGGCCCTCAGCTCTCTCCTGGGCCTTTGTTGGCAGAGCCCCTGTGCTGGGTAGGGACTTCCTGGTATTGTTTGTCCCACATCtctgtctgagtctctgtgtgaGCATGGGCACCACAGGCTGGGCACAGGGACTCTGAACTCAGTGGTGGGCCCTTCCCTCTGCTCGGCACCCCGGGACTCCTCAGTGGGGTCTTTGTCCAGGGAGGTAGGTCAGTTTGCAGGTGCTGACCACTGCGTGGAATCTCAGGCCCTGCCTGCCTCGCCCAGACAGCCAGTACCGGCCCTGCCCTTAGATTTCATTG is part of the Sorex araneus isolate mSorAra2 chromosome 2, mSorAra2.pri, whole genome shotgun sequence genome and harbors:
- the LOC129401697 gene encoding pre-mRNA-splicing factor SLU7-like, which produces MPWREQKQLKGNQSGLVTLDAFSTDRDSKQEESEAAPRSASKEMRLEEPKKMTRKDLRKKKELEEQRKLGNAPAEVDEEGKDINPHIPQYISSVPWYIDQSKRPTLKHQRTQPEKQKPYSSSGEWYKRGVKENSMMTKYRKGACENCGAMTHQKKDCCERPRRVGAKFTGTNLAPDEHIQPQLMFDYDGKRDRWNGYDPEEHRKTVEEYAKVDLAKRTLKVQKLQEELRSVKLVQQADSPRHRWGEEEPDFQAGKDHSSEEEDEDKYADDIDMPGQNLDSKRRITVRNLRIREDIAKYLRNLDPNSAYYDPKTRAMRENPYSNAGKNPDEVSYAGDNFLRYTGDSVTMAQTQLFAWEASDQASEVHLQADPTKLELLYKSFKAKKEDFKEQQKASILEKYGGQEHLDAPPAELLLGQTEDYVEYSRHGTVIHGQKRVVTCSRYEEDVKIHNHTHTWGSYWKDGRWGYKCCHSFLKYSYCTGEAGKEVAHSEEYIPNDATEEELVKKPPTLMEMHLETLKEEKKKKKTHQKSSSDSDDEEKKHKKLKKALNAKEARLLHVKEITQIHERKRPYNCIYETRAPTEEEMEGYRMKRQRPDDPMASFFGQ